The Coprococcus phoceensis genomic sequence CGATACTTGCAGGGTATCCGTTTTTTGAAGATTGGGGAAGGGATACGATGATAGCACTTCCTGGTGTATGTATAGTGACAGGGCAGTATGAGACGGCAAAAAAAATTTTGCGTACATTTGCTGTGAATGAGCGAAAAGGACTGATGCCGAATCTTTTTCCAGAAGGAGGAAATGAGCCACTTTATAATACGGTAGATGCGGCGTTATTGTTTATCAATTGTGTATATCTCTACTACGAAGCAACAAAAGATGTGGCGTTTGTGAAAGAGATGTATCCAGTGATGGAGCGCATTATCAAAGGTTATCGAGAAGGGACCGACTATGGAATTTGCATGGATTCAGATGGGTTGATTCAGGCGGGAGAAGGATTGTGGCAGGTAACATGGATGGATGTGCGTATAGGAGAGATTCTGCCGACACCAAGACATGGAAAACCGGTTGAGATTAATGCGTATTGGTATAATGCGCTGTGTATTATGGAGCAGTTTGCTTCGCTTGTGAACCGGACGTGGGAGTATTCACAGTTAAAAGAGCAGGTAAAAGTATCTTTTGTGGAAAAGTTCTGGATGGAGGACAGACGGTGTTTAAAAGATTTAGTATCCGGAACAAAAGCGGATAGACAGATTCGTTGTAACCAGATTTGGGCGGTGTCAATGCCGTTTACGATGCTGGATGAGACGAAAGAACGACAGGTTGTGGAGACGGTGTTCGAGACGCTTTATACACCTTATGGACTTCGGACACTTGAGATAGCAGATGAGGAATTTCGTTCAAACTATCAGGGAGAGATGGAAGAGCGTGATATGGCATATCATCAGGGAACTGTGTGGACATTTCCGCTAGGTGCATATTATTTGGCATATCTGAAAGTGAATGGATACAGCAAAGAGGCGAAAGCGGATGTCAAAGACCAGCTGGAAGTGATAGAGAGTGCGATGCGGGAAGGCTGTATCGGACAGCTTCCTGAAATTTACGACGGAGAGAATCCAACCAGATCCAAGGGCTGTTTTGCACAGGCTTGGAGTGTCGGTGAAATATTGAGAGTTTATGCGGTAATTGAAAAAAGAGAAGGAGAATAGTAAGATGGAAAAGTTATTAGAGCAGATTTTAGAAGAGAAATATAAAAAGAGCATCAAAGAGGCATCAAACGAAGAGATTTATACTGCCTTATTGATTTTGACAAAAGAGAAAATGCAAGGTGCTAAAAGAAACGAAGGAAAGAAAAAACTGTATTACATTTCTGCCGAGTTTCTGATTGGAAAACTGTTGTCTAACAATCTGATCAACTTAGGTTTGTTTGATGAGACAAAAGAAGTACTGGAAAAACACGGTCATAATATCACGGAGATTGAAGAAATCGAGCAGGAACCGTCTCTTGGAAACGGCGGGCTTGGACGTCTTGCGGCATGTTTTCTTGATTCAATTGCAACTTTAGGACTGAATGGGGATGGTGTCGGATTAAACTACCATGATGGATTGTTCCGTCAGAGATTTGTGGACCACAAGCAGAAGGAAGAGAAAAATCCATGGATTACAGACTTCAGCTGGCTGACAAAGACAGATGTAAAGTTTGAAGTACCGTTTAAAGATTTTACATTGACTTCTACTATGTACGATATCGATGTGCCGGGATATAAGAGCGGATGCAACAGACTTCATTTATTTGACATTGATACAGTGGATGAGAGCATTATTGGGGATGGAATTAATTTTGACAAGACAGATATTCAGAAAAATCTGACATTGTTCCTCTATCCGGATGACAGCGATGAGGCGGGACAATTACTTCGTATCTATCAGCAGTATTTTATGGTAAGCAATGCGGCGCAGTTAATCCTGAAGGAGGCTGAAGACAATGGATATGATCTTTACAAACTGAATGAACATGTTGCAGTGCAGATCAATGATACACATCCAACGATGGTCATTCCGGAATTGATTCGTCTGTTGACTGTAAAAGGATTCAATATGGATACAGCAATCGACGTAGTGAGAAAGACATGTGCATATACGAACCACACAATTCTTGCAGAAGCGTTAGAAAAATGGCCAATCTCGTATTTAGAAAAAGTTGTACCGCATCTGATGCCAATTATTCGTGAATTGGATGCACGTGTAAGAAGAGATTATCACGATGAGCGTGTCTATATTATCGACGAAATGGATCGTGTGCATATGGCACATATCGACATTCACTTTGGGTATGCAGTAAATGGTGTGGCGGCACTTCATACACAAATTTTAAAAGAGTCTGAACTGAAACCGTTCTATGACATTTATCCGGAAAAATTTAATAACAAGACAAATGGAATTACATTTAGAAGATGGCTTGTTCATTGTAACCCAGAGCTTTCCGCCTACTTGAAAGAATTAATCGGTCCAGAGTATATGGAAAATGCAGCAAATCTTGAAAAACTGATTGCATATAAAGATGACGAAACTGTTTTGAAAAAACTAAGAGAAATTAAAAAGAACTCGAAGGAAGAGCTGAAAGCATATTTGAAGCTGACGCAGAATGTGGATATTGACAGTAATTCGGTATTTGATATTCAAATCAAACGTCTTCATGAGTACAAAAGACAGCAGATGAATGCACTTTATGCGATTTATAAATACAAAGAGATCAAAAAAGGGAACTTACCAAAACGTCCGCTGACGATGATTTTCGGAGCGAAGGCAGCACCGGCTTACACGATTGCAAAAGACATTATTCATTTGATTTTGTGCCTGCAGCAGTTGATTGAGAATGATCCGATTGTGAGCAAATATATGAAGATTGTCATGGTGGAAAATTACAATGTGACGAAAGCAGCAAAACTAATTCCGGCATGTGATATTTCGGAGCAGATTTCTCTTGCGTCAAAAGAGGCATCAGGAACTGGAAATATGAAGTTTATGTTAAATGGTGCTGTGACACTTGGAACAGAAGACGGTGCAAATGTAGAGATTCATGAGCTTGTTGGAGACGACAATATCTATATTTTTGGAAAGAAATCAGAAGATGTGATCAAGTTATATGACGAGGCAAGTTATTGCTCACGCGAGATCTATGAGAGCGATGTACTTGTGGAAGAGCTTGTAGATTTTATTATCAGCAAAGAGTTGATTCAGATTGGGGATCCTGTAAATCTTGGAAGACTTTATAAGGAAATCATATCAAAAGACTGGTTCATGGCGCTACTTGATATCAAAGAGTATATTGCGAAGAAAGAACAGATGTTGGCAGATTATGAAGATGAGACAACTTGGGCGAAGAAAGCCCTTGTAAATATCGCAAAGGCAGGATACTTTTCAGCAGACCGTACGATTGCAGAGTATAATGAAGATATTTGGAAATTATCATAAAGAGGATTGGATTATGAGAGAAACAGGGATATTGATGCCCGTGTCTTCGCTCCCGTCGCGTACGGGAGTCGGAGAACTGGGAAGGGAAACAAAAGAGTTCCTTGATTATTTAAAAGAAGCAGGTGTAAAAATCTGGCAAATTTTGCCGCTGAATCCGGTGGGATACGGGAATTCTCCGTATCAGCCATATTCATCCTGCGCAGGAGATGAGATTTATATCAGTATGGAAACATTATATGAACAGGGACTTTTAAAAGATCTACCACCGGCATTTTTAGAAAAGGAAACTCATGTCCGGTACGATCAAGTCCGAGCATGGAAAGAAAGTTATTTAAGAGAGGCATTTTCTCGTTTTGAAGAAACAGACGATTATAAAACATTTGCACAGCAGAGCTGGGTGTTAGAATATGGGATGTTTCGTGCATTAAAAGAAAAAAATGAGAATCGTTGCTGGAATGAATGGGATACAGCGGATAAGACATGGCCAGAGGCTAAAAAGGAAGTGCCTTTGGAGATTGCACATGAGGCGGCTTATCAAATGTTTTTACAGTATATATTTTTCTGCCAGTGGATGGAAATTAAAAAGACTGCAAATGAAAAAGGAATTCAAATTATGGGAGATGTGCCGTTTTACGTCGGTGTGGATTCTGTGGATGTGTGGGCAGGAAAAGACAATTTCCTATTAGATACAGACGGAAGACCGACTTTCATTGCAGGTGTGCCGCCGGATTATTTCAGTGCGACAGGGCAGAGATGGGGAAATCCAATTTATGACTGGGATTATCTCAAAGAGAATGGATATCAGTTTTGGGTGGATCGAATCGGATACAGTAGCCGACTGTTTGACATTATCAGAATCGATCATTTTCGTGCGTTTGACACTTTCTGGAAGATTCCGGCTACTTGTCCGACTGCAATTGAAGGAGAATGGATTGAGGCACCGGGATATGAAGTGATTGACACACTTTTGGAAAAGATACCTGAAGTAAATCTTGTGGCAGAAGATTTGGGAGATCTCAGACCAGAAGTGTTGGAGCTCAAAGAACATTATCATTTTAAAGGAATGAAGATACTTGTGTTTTCGATTGATACATCTGGAAAATATGCGAAAGATATTTTTCATGATGTGAAAAATATGATCATCTATACGGGAACACATGACAATGATACATTAATGGAATGGTATGATGCATTGTCTGTTGCAGCAAAACGAAAAGTGCGTCGTTTTCTTGCAAGGGAAGGAATCCGTCAGGGGTCTGTTAAAGACCGACTTTTAGCTTATACATGGAAGAGTAAGGCTGAATATGCAATCGTTCCGATGGCGGATATTTTAGGAATGGGAAAAGAGGCCCATCTAAATACACCTGGTACGGTTGGAAGTCCGAACTGGGAATGGAGAATGCCAGATATGCGAAAAATGGAAATAAGTTTGAAAAAATATAGTAGACAGATGCGACAAAGATAAGAAGAGAGGAACAGGATATGAATTTTACCGGAGTCTATCATAAGACATCAGAGCAGATGAGCTATCCACAGAATGAAAAGGAACTTATTATCAATCTCAAAACCGGTTACGATGTGAAACGGGTCTTCATACATTATGGAGACCCGTTTGAAGCAGGTATTCTTGGTGGAAATGAGAGATGGATTGGGAAACGAGAGGAAATCTGTTATAAGAAACGGCTGAAATATCAGATTTGGTGGACAACAACAGTTGTTCCGACTTACAAAAGATGTAAATACTATTTTGAACTGCAGACAGAGTCAGAGGTATGGTATTATTTTGAAGATGGTTTTTTGACCGAAGAGCAGATTAATATGGATGGAAGAATGTTGCAGTGCTTTATCGTGCCGTGGATGAATCCGGCAGATATTAATCGGACACCGAAGTGGGTGAACGATACAGTATGGTATCAGATTTTTCCGGATCGTTTTTGTAATGGGACACCTGAAAGAAATACTGCAGAAATTGTTCCGTGGAGGACTGGAAAGGTGACAAATGATGAGCGTTTTGGCGGAAATCTTGCAGGGATTCGCAAAAAACTATCTTACTTAAAAGAGTTGGGAATCAATGGAATCTATTTGAATCCCATTATGGAGGCAGAGTCCAACCATAAATACGACACGACGGATTATACAAAGATCGATCCGCATTTTGGAACGAACGAGGAGTTTGTACAGCTTGTGAAAGAAGCACACGGGCATGGAATTCGAGTGATGGTTGATGCAGTATTCAATCACAGTGGAAGCAAGTTTGTTCCGTGGCGTGATGTACAGGAATACGGAAAAGAGTCGAAGTATGCAGATTGGTTTATGGTGAACGATTGGAGCAATATTAAGAAAAAAGCAGATACACGGGATGAAAGATTTTATTCTTTCGCATTCATCGACAATATGCCAAAACTCAATACAAACAACGAAGAAGTGATTCAATATTTCTGTGGGATCTGTGAAAATTGGATTAAAGAATTTGATGTTGATGGAATCCGATTTGATGTGGGAAATGAAGTTTCACACCGGTTTTTAAAACGAATTCGTGAGCATGTAAGAAGCATTAAGCCAGATATCTATTTGCTGGGAGAGATATGGCATGATGCAAGTCAGTGGTTGATGGGGGATGAGTACGATTCGGTTATGAATTATCCGTTGATGAGTGGGATTCATGATTTCTTTTTGGACGAGCAGGATACCAAAGAAGATTTTGAATATATGATCAACCGATGTTAT encodes the following:
- a CDS encoding amylo-alpha-1,6-glucosidase, which translates into the protein MRWIYGKQDFSTIERGQENCYLLTNGLGGFSSLTMTGSAARNDHALLMACIQAPNHRYNMVHRLAETLAIGKDEFILSTQEFADGAKEEGYRYLSAFVYDDSPIWKFHVQGVELQKEIGMKQEENTVAVRYTIWNRQKKDAVFRVTPFFQFTRKGSEPKSTQVFTLERDTVYSEGMTLYFETNGEIRKIEEKEEIYFYSYDVCDGRREKGLAKANHEISIFVPEGECVKLKIVYSMENALQDADLIIEGMRKYRRSLEEQAAFVMPMARELSKSANQFVSKRESTGGSTILAGYPFFEDWGRDTMIALPGVCIVTGQYETAKKILRTFAVNERKGLMPNLFPEGGNEPLYNTVDAALLFINCVYLYYEATKDVAFVKEMYPVMERIIKGYREGTDYGICMDSDGLIQAGEGLWQVTWMDVRIGEILPTPRHGKPVEINAYWYNALCIMEQFASLVNRTWEYSQLKEQVKVSFVEKFWMEDRRCLKDLVSGTKADRQIRCNQIWAVSMPFTMLDETKERQVVETVFETLYTPYGLRTLEIADEEFRSNYQGEMEERDMAYHQGTVWTFPLGAYYLAYLKVNGYSKEAKADVKDQLEVIESAMREGCIGQLPEIYDGENPTRSKGCFAQAWSVGEILRVYAVIEKREGE
- a CDS encoding glycogen/starch/alpha-glucan phosphorylase, which gives rise to MEKLLEQILEEKYKKSIKEASNEEIYTALLILTKEKMQGAKRNEGKKKLYYISAEFLIGKLLSNNLINLGLFDETKEVLEKHGHNITEIEEIEQEPSLGNGGLGRLAACFLDSIATLGLNGDGVGLNYHDGLFRQRFVDHKQKEEKNPWITDFSWLTKTDVKFEVPFKDFTLTSTMYDIDVPGYKSGCNRLHLFDIDTVDESIIGDGINFDKTDIQKNLTLFLYPDDSDEAGQLLRIYQQYFMVSNAAQLILKEAEDNGYDLYKLNEHVAVQINDTHPTMVIPELIRLLTVKGFNMDTAIDVVRKTCAYTNHTILAEALEKWPISYLEKVVPHLMPIIRELDARVRRDYHDERVYIIDEMDRVHMAHIDIHFGYAVNGVAALHTQILKESELKPFYDIYPEKFNNKTNGITFRRWLVHCNPELSAYLKELIGPEYMENAANLEKLIAYKDDETVLKKLREIKKNSKEELKAYLKLTQNVDIDSNSVFDIQIKRLHEYKRQQMNALYAIYKYKEIKKGNLPKRPLTMIFGAKAAPAYTIAKDIIHLILCLQQLIENDPIVSKYMKIVMVENYNVTKAAKLIPACDISEQISLASKEASGTGNMKFMLNGAVTLGTEDGANVEIHELVGDDNIYIFGKKSEDVIKLYDEASYCSREIYESDVLVEELVDFIISKELIQIGDPVNLGRLYKEIISKDWFMALLDIKEYIAKKEQMLADYEDETTWAKKALVNIAKAGYFSADRTIAEYNEDIWKLS
- the malQ gene encoding 4-alpha-glucanotransferase, encoding MRETGILMPVSSLPSRTGVGELGRETKEFLDYLKEAGVKIWQILPLNPVGYGNSPYQPYSSCAGDEIYISMETLYEQGLLKDLPPAFLEKETHVRYDQVRAWKESYLREAFSRFEETDDYKTFAQQSWVLEYGMFRALKEKNENRCWNEWDTADKTWPEAKKEVPLEIAHEAAYQMFLQYIFFCQWMEIKKTANEKGIQIMGDVPFYVGVDSVDVWAGKDNFLLDTDGRPTFIAGVPPDYFSATGQRWGNPIYDWDYLKENGYQFWVDRIGYSSRLFDIIRIDHFRAFDTFWKIPATCPTAIEGEWIEAPGYEVIDTLLEKIPEVNLVAEDLGDLRPEVLELKEHYHFKGMKILVFSIDTSGKYAKDIFHDVKNMIIYTGTHDNDTLMEWYDALSVAAKRKVRRFLAREGIRQGSVKDRLLAYTWKSKAEYAIVPMADILGMGKEAHLNTPGTVGSPNWEWRMPDMRKMEISLKKYSRQMRQR
- a CDS encoding glycoside hydrolase family 13 protein, producing MNFTGVYHKTSEQMSYPQNEKELIINLKTGYDVKRVFIHYGDPFEAGILGGNERWIGKREEICYKKRLKYQIWWTTTVVPTYKRCKYYFELQTESEVWYYFEDGFLTEEQINMDGRMLQCFIVPWMNPADINRTPKWVNDTVWYQIFPDRFCNGTPERNTAEIVPWRTGKVTNDERFGGNLAGIRKKLSYLKELGINGIYLNPIMEAESNHKYDTTDYTKIDPHFGTNEEFVQLVKEAHGHGIRVMVDAVFNHSGSKFVPWRDVQEYGKESKYADWFMVNDWSNIKKKADTRDERFYSFAFIDNMPKLNTNNEEVIQYFCGICENWIKEFDVDGIRFDVGNEVSHRFLKRIREHVRSIKPDIYLLGEIWHDASQWLMGDEYDSVMNYPLMSGIHDFFLDEQDTKEDFEYMINRCYTMYMQQCNNVLFNLLDSHDTERLMNRLNNLDIFYQQLAVLFTMPGSPCIYYGTEIAMEGGYDPDCRRCMPWEELDTVENQRRIHGTKTLIELRRKETAFKSLYFHFPDTYKESRLVEYVKLDDEGNQLEILLNCTKEEVKIERQGEILFQRGYENGKLQKNGTLIRRIKGEK